A DNA window from Sphingomonas changnyeongensis contains the following coding sequences:
- a CDS encoding autotransporter-associated beta strand repeat-containing protein encodes MSIIPAPLGTTKARTLYKRGPGPSGMIINLPEMHVRRLRSRLLIATVLSGIAVGTGAAHAATRFTQVGFEDNSLTGWTVGGGVTLVGSDQLNLGGTPFEVGARGSFMARILPNGSNINRSAAEALLGLTAGSIAATNAPGFAASTNFGLMTRSFNLAAGTYSFGWSYAAQDYDPYDDGVFFSLVGAGVQRINVLAGNISGQPDSVIVGTYGSTPWRIATFTIDVTGTYQLGFGAYNNLDDGLDPVLFLDDGLGLLSANGVPIDPVGSDSGPGTVDNSQPNFPVSQIGSGVQPVMDGGTLLVDAPGTVTAAITINAAGGTVDTNGLDSTFSGDLSGTGGLTKTGAGTLTLTGANSYQGGTTISGGRLVASTGSIVGDVVNNAVFEMAQASDGTFAGSISGTGQLVKSGAGTLTLTGTNSHQGGTTVEAGRLVASTTTLSGNVTNNSVFELAQASDGTFAGAISGTGQLVKSGAGTLTLTGTNSHQGGTTVEAGRLVASTTTLSGNVTNNGVFELAQTGNGTFSGAISGTGQLVKSGAGTLTLTGTNSHQGGTTVEAGRLVASTTTLSGNVTNNGVFELAQTGNGTFSGAISGTGQLVKSGSGTLTLTGANSHQGGTTVEAGRLVASTTTLSGNVTNNGVFELAQTGNGTFAGAISGTGQLIKSGTGTLTLTGTNSHQGGTTVEAGRLVASTTTLSGNVTNNGVFELAQTGNGTFAGAISGTGQLVKSGAGTLTLTGTNSHQGGTTVEAGRLVASTTTLGGNVTNNGVFELAQTSNGTFSGAISGTGQLVKSGTGTLTLTGTNSHQGGTTIEAGRLVASTTTLSGNVTNNGVFELAQASNGTFSGAISGTGQLVKSGTGTLTLTGANAGLNLAVNEGVVEAASQQALGSTGGTISLGANTAFRAGANLVVSQTLGVAGSGARIDTGVHEVTLAGGASGNACLTKTGAGRLVFAAPAGNAIGACVEQGAARFNSSFAGNVFVEANGRAEGSGQIAGNMEVRGVLAPGNSPGVLTVNGSVTQFAGSTLAIDIDGANPGNGAGFHDQINLVGAGSVFTAAGSVSAILRGITGAANNNFTPQIGQTFEIVTAQGGIAGRFDTVVQPVAGLPANSRFDVIYRRNAILLAVTPGSYAALMSPSGIRNRVAAGAALDTLRAGADGTPAGTVLFAGLAGLNGAALGTTIEQLAGGVHASAVDATLAGTRGVRGDLIGRLGRGAADSDGAARDNGLWGNVRGQQLDVGQDSASAGYRVNALAFSVGADRRVARNVTVGLAASYAENDLDQNGYGAGQTRSYHAHAYGSWQAGKAYVAAAASIGIDDYALNRSVGLIDGGARMHADTDGVSLGFDVEAGYALSAGKVAVTPIVGVSYDRLTREAVTERGNAAVALRFDDGRREAFAGKAGVRADAALGGGDGALRLFGQAMVEHQLGRTAARLSPVLAGVRFTSEAASPGRTALTGAAGVTGRLGARVSIDVGYQYAHWSNADAHNAQATLRLSW; translated from the coding sequence ATGAGTATAATTCCGGCACCGCTCGGCACGACCAAGGCGCGCACCCTCTATAAACGGGGGCCGGGCCCCTCCGGCATGATCATCAACCTGCCGGAGATGCATGTGCGACGCCTTCGTTCCCGCCTTCTCATCGCCACCGTCCTGAGCGGCATTGCCGTGGGAACGGGGGCTGCCCATGCCGCGACGCGGTTCACGCAGGTCGGCTTTGAGGACAACAGCCTCACCGGCTGGACCGTCGGCGGCGGTGTCACGCTGGTGGGCTCGGACCAGCTGAACCTTGGCGGCACTCCCTTCGAAGTGGGCGCGCGCGGCAGCTTCATGGCGCGCATCCTGCCCAATGGCTCGAACATCAACCGGTCAGCCGCCGAAGCACTGCTCGGTCTGACCGCCGGCAGCATCGCGGCGACCAACGCGCCCGGCTTTGCCGCATCGACCAATTTCGGGCTGATGACCCGTTCGTTCAACCTCGCCGCCGGCACCTACAGCTTTGGCTGGTCCTATGCGGCGCAGGATTACGATCCCTATGACGACGGCGTGTTCTTCTCGTTGGTCGGGGCGGGCGTCCAGCGGATCAACGTGCTGGCCGGCAATATCTCCGGCCAGCCCGACAGCGTCATCGTCGGCACCTATGGATCAACGCCCTGGCGGATCGCGACCTTCACCATCGACGTGACCGGCACTTACCAGCTCGGCTTCGGGGCGTACAATAATCTCGACGACGGGCTCGATCCGGTGCTGTTCCTCGACGACGGGCTGGGCCTGCTGAGCGCGAACGGCGTGCCGATCGACCCGGTCGGCAGCGATTCCGGGCCGGGCACGGTCGACAACAGCCAGCCCAACTTCCCGGTGTCACAGATCGGCAGCGGTGTGCAGCCGGTGATGGACGGCGGCACCCTGCTGGTCGACGCGCCGGGCACGGTGACGGCGGCGATCACGATCAATGCGGCCGGCGGGACGGTCGACACCAACGGGCTCGATTCGACCTTTTCGGGCGATCTGAGCGGTACCGGCGGCCTGACCAAGACGGGCGCGGGCACGCTGACGCTCACCGGCGCCAACAGCTATCAGGGTGGCACGACGATCTCGGGCGGTCGTCTGGTCGCCTCGACCGGCTCGATTGTCGGCGATGTCGTCAACAATGCCGTGTTCGAAATGGCGCAGGCCAGTGACGGGACCTTTGCTGGGTCGATCAGCGGCACGGGCCAGCTGGTCAAATCGGGTGCGGGCACGCTGACGCTGACCGGTACCAACAGCCATCAGGGCGGCACGACCGTCGAGGCGGGGCGGCTGGTCGCGTCGACGACAACGCTGAGCGGCAACGTCACCAACAATAGTGTGTTCGAACTGGCGCAGGCCAGCGATGGCACGTTCGCCGGCGCGATCAGCGGGACGGGCCAGCTGGTCAAGTCGGGTGCGGGCACGCTGACGCTCACCGGCACCAACAGCCATCAGGGTGGCACGACCGTCGAGGCCGGCCGCCTTGTCGCCTCGACCACCACGCTGAGCGGCAACGTCACCAACAATGGCGTGTTCGAACTCGCGCAGACGGGCAACGGCACGTTCTCCGGGGCGATCAGCGGCACGGGCCAGCTGGTCAAGTCGGGTGCGGGCACGCTGACGCTCACAGGCACCAACAGCCATCAGGGCGGCACCACGGTCGAGGCCGGCCGCCTCGTGGCGTCGACCACCACGCTGAGCGGCAACGTTACCAACAATGGTGTGTTCGAACTCGCCCAGACCGGCAATGGCACGTTCTCCGGGGCGATCAGCGGGACGGGCCAGCTGGTCAAATCGGGCAGCGGCACGCTGACGCTGACCGGTGCCAACAGCCATCAGGGCGGCACCACGGTCGAGGCGGGGCGGCTTGTCGCGTCGACGACGACGCTGAGCGGCAACGTCACCAACAATGGCGTGTTCGAACTCGCCCAGACCGGCAATGGCACGTTTGCCGGCGCGATCAGTGGCACCGGCCAGCTGATCAAATCGGGCACCGGCACGCTGACGCTCACCGGTACCAACAGCCATCAGGGCGGCACGACCGTCGAGGCGGGGCGGCTGGTCGCGTCGACGACGACGCTGAGCGGCAACGTCACCAACAACGGTGTGTTCGAACTGGCCCAGACGGGCAACGGCACGTTCGCGGGTGCGATCAGCGGGACGGGCCAGCTGGTCAAATCGGGTGCGGGCACGCTGACGCTCACCGGCACCAACAGCCATCAGGGTGGCACGACCGTCGAAGCCGGCCGCCTTGTCGCGTCGACCACCACGCTCGGCGGCAATGTCACCAATAATGGCGTGTTCGAACTGGCGCAGACCAGCAACGGCACCTTCTCCGGCGCGATCAGCGGGACGGGCCAGCTGGTCAAGTCGGGCACCGGCACGCTGACGCTCACCGGTACCAACAGCCATCAGGGCGGCACGACCATCGAAGCCGGTCGCCTTGTCGCGTCGACCACGACGCTCAGCGGCAATGTCACCAACAACGGTGTGTTCGAACTCGCGCAGGCCAGCAACGGCACGTTCTCCGGCGCCATCAGCGGCACGGGCCAGCTGGTCAAGTCGGGCACCGGCACGCTGACCCTGACCGGCGCCAATGCGGGCCTCAATCTTGCGGTCAACGAAGGCGTGGTCGAGGCGGCGTCGCAGCAGGCGCTGGGCAGCACCGGCGGCACCATCTCGCTCGGTGCGAACACGGCGTTCCGCGCCGGGGCAAACCTTGTCGTCTCCCAGACCCTGGGCGTGGCGGGCAGCGGCGCCCGGATCGATACCGGCGTGCATGAGGTGACGCTCGCGGGCGGAGCAAGCGGCAATGCCTGCCTGACCAAGACCGGCGCGGGCCGGCTGGTGTTCGCGGCACCGGCCGGGAACGCGATCGGGGCCTGTGTCGAGCAGGGCGCGGCGCGGTTCAACAGCAGCTTCGCCGGCAATGTGTTCGTCGAAGCCAATGGCCGTGCCGAAGGCAGCGGCCAGATCGCCGGCAATATGGAGGTGCGCGGCGTGCTCGCGCCCGGCAACTCCCCCGGCGTGCTGACCGTGAACGGCAGCGTCACCCAGTTTGCCGGCAGCACCTTGGCCATCGATATTGATGGGGCCAATCCCGGCAATGGCGCGGGGTTCCACGACCAGATCAATCTGGTCGGGGCCGGTTCGGTGTTCACGGCGGCAGGCAGCGTTTCAGCGATCCTGCGCGGCATCACCGGCGCGGCCAACAACAATTTCACCCCGCAGATCGGCCAGACTTTCGAGATCGTGACCGCACAGGGCGGCATTGCCGGCCGGTTCGACACGGTCGTGCAGCCTGTGGCGGGCCTGCCCGCCAACAGCCGCTTCGACGTGATCTATCGCCGCAACGCGATCCTGCTGGCCGTCACCCCCGGCAGCTATGCGGCGCTGATGAGCCCGAGCGGCATCCGCAACCGGGTGGCGGCGGGTGCCGCGCTCGACACGCTGCGCGCCGGGGCGGACGGCACCCCGGCGGGCACTGTTCTGTTCGCCGGGCTTGCCGGGCTGAACGGCGCGGCGCTCGGCACCACGATCGAACAGTTGGCGGGCGGTGTCCATGCCTCGGCGGTCGATGCCACGCTGGCCGGGACGCGCGGCGTGCGCGGCGACCTGATCGGCCGGCTGGGCCGCGGCGCTGCGGACAGTGACGGCGCGGCGCGCGACAATGGCCTGTGGGGCAATGTGCGCGGCCAGCAGCTTGATGTCGGGCAGGACAGCGCCAGCGCGGGGTACCGGGTCAACGCCTTGGCCTTTTCGGTCGGCGCGGACCGGCGGGTGGCGCGCAATGTCACGGTCGGCCTGGCCGCCAGCTATGCAGAGAACGACCTTGACCAGAATGGCTATGGCGCCGGCCAGACGCGCAGCTACCACGCCCATGCCTATGGCAGCTGGCAGGCAGGCAAGGCCTATGTCGCCGCGGCGGCCAGCATCGGGATCGACGATTATGCGCTCAACCGCTCGGTCGGGCTGATCGATGGCGGCGCGCGGATGCATGCCGACACCGACGGCGTGTCGCTCGGCTTCGATGTCGAGGCCGGCTATGCGCTGAGCGCCGGCAAGGTGGCGGTGACCCCGATCGTCGGTGTGTCCTATGACCGGCTGACGCGCGAGGCGGTGACCGAACGGGGCAATGCCGCGGTCGCGCTGCGTTTCGACGATGGCCGGCGCGAGGCCTTTGCCGGCAAGGCCGGGGTGCGGGCCGATGCCGCGCTTGGCGGGGGCGACGGGGCGCTGCGCCTGTTCGGCCAGGCGATGGTCGAACACCAGCTCGGCCGGACGGCGGCGCGGCTGTCGCCTGTCCTGGCCGGTGTGCGCTTCACGAGCGAAGCGGCATCGCCGGGGCGGACGGCCCTGACCGGCGCTGCGGGCGTCACCGGCCGCCTTGGCGCGCGGGTGAGCATCGATGTCGGCTATCAATATGCCCATTGGTCGAACGCCGACGCGCATAACGCCCAGGCCACGCTGCGGCTGAGCTGGTAA
- a CDS encoding FxDxF family PEP-CTERM protein, which yields MNARHIALAGFAAFLASPAPAAIYLVGTFGVPPTQAVNLVPSVIGSTGPFQDEFRFTVTAPLTIAASGFQTTALFAGSTELSNLDLGLVQLRSGFGNAGALIANFVNGGAVNALETSALAPIQLGAGQYTIVINGIVGTAPADYDGSIVFAAVPEPAVWASLITGFGLIGAAARRRRRSNGQIADPQLA from the coding sequence ATGAACGCCCGACACATCGCTCTCGCAGGATTTGCCGCGTTTCTTGCAAGCCCTGCACCCGCTGCGATTTATCTTGTCGGCACCTTCGGCGTCCCGCCAACCCAGGCGGTCAATCTCGTCCCCTCGGTCATCGGATCGACCGGCCCGTTCCAGGACGAGTTCCGCTTCACCGTCACCGCACCGCTCACGATCGCCGCCAGCGGCTTTCAGACCACGGCGCTGTTTGCCGGATCCACCGAACTCAGCAATCTGGACCTCGGGCTGGTCCAGCTGCGCAGCGGCTTCGGCAATGCCGGCGCGCTCATTGCAAACTTTGTGAATGGCGGCGCGGTGAACGCGCTGGAGACGAGCGCGCTGGCGCCGATCCAGCTCGGCGCGGGACAATATACGATCGTGATCAACGGCATCGTCGGCACCGCGCCGGCCGATTATGACGGCTCGATCGTGTTCGCCGCCGTGCCCGAACCGGCGGTCTGGGCATCGCTGATCACCGGCTTCGGACTGATCGGCGCGGCCGCGCGGCGACGCCGCCGGTCGAACGGCCAGATCGCGGATCCGCAGCTGGCCTGA
- a CDS encoding universal stress protein — protein MTQTLSQAGTVPAADLPGDRAAMAAGPQPALICLDDLAGGGALLAHGRAVAAGLSTPITLGHVLENRPHDLAADAARSPLRRERAHAKLVDLGSGAQRPVLLEGRPCDQLLRWIARHRPAFVALYTRAAAHPEVPRRLGHVAATLLAESGTSVLLVPPEIPATARYRRILLPLDGSFGSERAIPMAANLAAAHDAELLLVHVVPAPELTVIGPIERAAIELRERVLARNEHVVRDYLQSIRHRLMCARQPASVHVGHGDARDSLPAIGTKLGADLIILSTLGNGGHGSQGCGHVAAHLAGAARTPVLLVKAQAGDGPVPEPAPAATVPA, from the coding sequence ATGACGCAAACGCTTTCTCAGGCCGGCACGGTGCCGGCAGCCGATCTTCCCGGTGATCGCGCGGCGATGGCGGCCGGGCCGCAACCGGCGCTGATCTGCCTCGACGATCTTGCCGGGGGCGGCGCGCTGCTTGCGCATGGCCGGGCGGTCGCCGCCGGGCTGAGCACCCCGATCACGCTCGGCCATGTGCTTGAAAACCGGCCGCATGACCTGGCTGCGGACGCGGCGCGCAGCCCGCTGCGGCGCGAGCGTGCCCATGCCAAGCTTGTCGATCTGGGCAGCGGGGCGCAGCGGCCGGTTCTGCTGGAAGGCCGGCCGTGCGACCAGTTGCTGCGCTGGATCGCCCGCCACCGCCCGGCCTTTGTCGCGCTCTACACCCGCGCCGCCGCGCATCCCGAGGTGCCCCGCCGGCTCGGCCATGTCGCGGCGACGCTGCTCGCCGAAAGCGGGACGTCGGTGCTGCTCGTGCCCCCAGAGATTCCCGCCACCGCGCGATACCGGCGGATCCTGTTGCCGCTCGACGGGTCGTTCGGCAGCGAACGCGCCATCCCAATGGCCGCCAATCTCGCCGCCGCCCATGATGCCGAGCTGCTGCTCGTGCATGTCGTGCCGGCCCCGGAACTGACCGTGATCGGCCCGATCGAGCGCGCGGCGATCGAACTGCGCGAGCGCGTGCTCGCCCGCAACGAACATGTGGTGCGCGACTATCTCCAGTCGATCCGCCACCGGCTGATGTGCGCGCGCCAGCCGGCCTCGGTGCATGTCGGCCATGGCGACGCGCGCGACAGCCTGCCCGCCATCGGCACGAAGCTCGGCGCGGATCTGATCATCCTGTCGACGCTGGGCAATGGCGGGCATGGCAGCCAGGGCTGCGGGCATGTCGCAGCGCATCTGGCCGGCGCGGCGCGCACGCCGGTCCTGCTGGTCAAGGCACAGGCGGGCGACGGGCCGGTGCCCGAGCCCGCACCGGCAGCGACCGTCCCTGCATGA
- a CDS encoding BON domain-containing protein gives MKTDADIQRDVQAELEWEPSLDAAGIGVAVSHGVVTLTGQVKSYAEKMVAEKAAGRVAGVRAIAEEIRVCYPSDPKTSDQEIARRVADLFDWDVMIPGKTLHVQVEHGRVTLSGTVDWEYQRRAARTAAGKINGVVGINNLIEVRKAPVARDVRDRIVAAIRRQADADGETIQVETRGNRVILSGRVKAWHERQLAERAAWATPGVGAVDDRITLAI, from the coding sequence GTGAAGACGGATGCCGACATTCAGCGCGACGTTCAGGCCGAGCTTGAATGGGAACCGAGCCTTGATGCCGCAGGCATCGGCGTCGCGGTCAGCCACGGCGTGGTCACCCTCACCGGCCAGGTCAAATCCTATGCGGAAAAGATGGTCGCCGAAAAAGCCGCCGGGCGGGTTGCCGGCGTGCGCGCCATCGCGGAGGAGATCAGGGTCTGCTACCCCTCCGATCCCAAGACATCGGATCAAGAAATCGCCCGCCGCGTCGCCGACCTGTTCGACTGGGATGTGATGATCCCCGGCAAGACTCTGCACGTGCAGGTGGAACATGGCCGGGTGACGCTGAGCGGAACGGTCGACTGGGAATATCAGCGCCGCGCCGCGCGCACCGCTGCCGGCAAGATCAACGGCGTGGTGGGGATCAACAACCTGATCGAGGTCCGCAAGGCCCCCGTCGCCCGGGATGTGCGCGACCGGATCGTCGCCGCGATCCGGCGTCAGGCGGATGCGGACGGCGAGACCATCCAGGTCGAAACCAGGGGCAACCGGGTGATCCTGAGCGGCCGCGTGAAAGCATGGCATGAGCGCCAGCTGGCCGAACGAGCCGCCTGGGCGACGCCGGGCGTGGGCGCGGTCGACGACCGGATCACGCTTGCGATCTGA
- a CDS encoding response regulator transcription factor: MAERLVHLIDDEESFRRSASFLLKKSGFEVRLWGSGDEFLKELRTLKQGCILLDLSMPGADGMEVLSTLIERGITLPVIMLSGHGDIPMAVRAMKTGAVDFLQKPFERGALLAALQAGFDRLSSACAADLQREDAQRLLAALTERELEILRRLANGAPNKMIAYDLGISSRTVEVHRAHAMAKLNARSFPDALRVAFAAGLHRMPEQA; this comes from the coding sequence ATGGCTGAACGGCTCGTGCACCTGATCGATGACGAGGAATCCTTCCGCCGCTCCGCCTCATTCCTGCTCAAAAAATCGGGCTTCGAGGTGAGGCTGTGGGGCTCGGGCGACGAGTTTCTGAAAGAACTGCGCACGCTCAAACAGGGCTGCATCCTGCTTGACCTGAGCATGCCCGGGGCGGACGGCATGGAGGTGCTGTCCACGCTGATCGAGCGCGGCATCACCCTGCCCGTCATCATGCTGAGCGGGCATGGCGACATTCCCATGGCGGTGCGCGCGATGAAGACCGGGGCGGTCGATTTTCTGCAAAAGCCGTTCGAGCGCGGCGCGCTGCTCGCCGCGCTGCAGGCGGGGTTCGACCGGCTCTCCAGCGCCTGCGCCGCCGATCTGCAGCGCGAGGACGCACAGCGTCTGCTCGCCGCGCTGACCGAACGCGAGCTGGAGATTCTGCGCCGCCTGGCGAACGGCGCCCCCAACAAGATGATCGCCTATGATCTGGGCATCTCGTCACGAACGGTCGAGGTGCACCGCGCGCACGCGATGGCGAAACTCAATGCGCGCAGCTTTCCCGATGCCCTGCGCGTCGCCTTCGCGGCCGGGCTGCACCGGATGCCGGAACAGGCATGA
- a CDS encoding two-component system sensor histidine kinase NtrB, translating to MVTGPKRRPPDEVAAGDGDGGDGGRPRRLIAAAIAAVAGFVIGRRATPPAGASAPARNRDPNRDRYLRSIIATMPDGMIVADRQGMILSVNPAAERMFGWPAAELEGRNVTVLMRHKDAADHDGHLRRYLHTKERRLIGFDRAMIAQRRDGSRFPIEITLGEDWSDQHVFTAFIRDLEEQAIAEGRVEELRAELAQASRVNAMVALGSTLAHEINQPIANVANYVESVRHMLASAPEADMAEIDAALREAAAEALRAGDIIRHLRDLAAGGEVEKTIEDLSLIVREAAAIGLAGCRDGGFDVRITVAPALVLVDRVQIQQVLINLMKNACEAMAGKDVRELTITSAVIDRGLVRVSVADTGDGLSPEIADHLFDAFMSTKANGMGLGLAICRTIIESHGGRIWAEARPDGGTIFHFTIALAREVRNG from the coding sequence ATGGTGACCGGACCGAAACGCCGTCCGCCCGATGAAGTTGCCGCCGGCGACGGCGATGGCGGCGATGGCGGCCGCCCGCGCCGGCTGATCGCCGCCGCCATCGCGGCTGTGGCGGGATTCGTCATCGGTCGCCGCGCAACGCCGCCCGCCGGGGCCAGCGCGCCGGCCCGGAACCGGGACCCGAACCGGGACAGGTATCTGCGCTCGATCATCGCCACCATGCCCGACGGGATGATCGTGGCCGACAGGCAGGGCATGATCCTGTCGGTCAACCCCGCCGCCGAGCGGATGTTCGGCTGGCCCGCAGCCGAGCTTGAAGGGCGCAACGTGACGGTGCTGATGCGCCACAAGGACGCCGCCGACCATGACGGCCATCTCCGTCGCTATCTGCACACCAAGGAACGCCGGCTGATCGGCTTTGACCGGGCGATGATCGCGCAGCGCCGCGACGGCAGCCGCTTCCCGATCGAGATCACGCTGGGTGAGGACTGGAGCGACCAGCACGTCTTCACCGCCTTCATCCGCGATCTGGAAGAACAGGCGATCGCCGAAGGCCGGGTGGAGGAGCTGCGGGCCGAACTGGCCCAGGCGTCGCGCGTCAACGCGATGGTCGCGCTCGGATCGACGCTGGCGCATGAAATCAACCAGCCGATCGCCAATGTCGCCAATTATGTCGAAAGCGTCCGCCACATGCTGGCAAGCGCGCCCGAGGCCGACATGGCCGAAATCGATGCGGCGCTGCGCGAGGCGGCGGCCGAGGCGCTGCGGGCCGGCGACATCATCCGCCATCTGCGCGATCTGGCGGCAGGCGGCGAGGTGGAAAAGACGATCGAGGATCTGAGCCTGATCGTCCGCGAAGCAGCCGCGATCGGCCTTGCCGGGTGTCGCGACGGCGGCTTCGACGTCCGCATCACGGTCGCGCCGGCACTGGTTCTGGTCGACCGTGTCCAGATCCAGCAGGTGCTGATCAACCTGATGAAAAATGCCTGCGAGGCGATGGCCGGCAAGGATGTGCGCGAACTGACCATCACCAGCGCGGTCATCGACCGCGGCCTGGTGCGCGTTTCGGTGGCCGATACCGGAGACGGGCTGAGCCCCGAGATTGCCGATCACCTGTTCGATGCGTTCATGTCCACCAAGGCGAACGGCATGGGGCTGGGCCTCGCCATCTGCCGCACCATCATCGAATCGCATGGCGGACGGATCTGGGCGGAAGCCCGGCCGGACGGCGGCACCATATTCCACTTCACCATCGCGCTCGCCAGGGAGGTCCGGAATGGCTGA
- a CDS encoding CBS domain-containing protein translates to MKAREIMTKNLLTVGPAVSIAEAARLMAIEDVGALPVVDRGMLIGVVTDRDLVVRALANRLPGSTAISQVMTSSPVTCDDDASLDDVLETMSDEQIRRLPVVSDGGGLVGIVSIADIAGVKGAARDVGETVGGICRARGQHCQSEAMDAAH, encoded by the coding sequence ATGAAAGCGCGTGAGATCATGACCAAAAATCTGCTGACCGTCGGCCCGGCGGTCAGCATTGCCGAGGCCGCGCGGCTGATGGCGATCGAGGATGTGGGCGCGCTGCCGGTGGTTGATCGCGGCATGCTGATCGGGGTCGTCACCGACCGCGATCTCGTCGTCCGCGCGCTGGCCAACCGGTTGCCGGGCAGCACGGCGATTTCGCAGGTCATGACGTCCAGCCCGGTGACATGCGACGACGATGCCAGTCTGGACGATGTGCTGGAGACCATGTCGGACGAACAGATCCGCCGGCTGCCGGTGGTGTCGGACGGGGGCGGCCTGGTCGGGATCGTGTCGATCGCCGACATTGCCGGCGTCAAGGGCGCTGCCCGCGACGTGGGCGAGACGGTGGGCGGGATCTGCCGGGCGCGGGGCCAGCATTGCCAGTCCGAGGCCATGGATGCCGCGCATTAG
- the purU gene encoding formyltetrahydrofolate deformylase produces MTARLVLTIHCPDRPGIVGAVGGLLHGLDCNIVESAQFGDQQTRRFFMRIVIESPSLGRDGLRGALAPVAGQYGMSVAVRAAADRPRTLILVSRPGHCLNDLLYRRDIGDLPVEIVGIVSNHRDWEGLVAARGLGFHHLPVTPDGRAAAERQLSDLAAATGAELIVLARYMQILSPALCAAFAGRLINIHHSFLPGFKGARPYHQAHAHGVKLIGATAHYVTADLDEGPIIEQEVIRVDHAMPPDQLAAAGRDIENIVLARAIRWHAESRVLLNGNKTVVFR; encoded by the coding sequence ATGACCGCGCGGCTGGTGCTGACCATCCACTGCCCGGACCGGCCGGGGATTGTCGGCGCGGTTGGCGGGTTGCTGCACGGGCTCGACTGCAACATCGTCGAATCCGCCCAGTTCGGGGATCAGCAGACACGCCGCTTCTTCATGCGCATCGTCATCGAAAGCCCGTCGCTTGGCCGCGACGGCTTGCGCGGTGCGCTGGCACCGGTCGCCGGGCAATATGGCATGTCGGTCGCGGTCCGCGCCGCCGCCGACCGGCCGCGCACGCTGATCCTGGTGTCGCGCCCGGGCCATTGCCTGAACGACCTGCTCTACCGCCGCGACATCGGCGATCTGCCGGTGGAGATTGTCGGCATCGTCTCCAATCACCGCGACTGGGAAGGGCTGGTGGCGGCCAGGGGACTTGGCTTTCATCACCTGCCGGTGACGCCGGACGGGCGCGCGGCGGCCGAACGGCAGCTCAGCGATCTGGCGGCGGCGACCGGGGCCGAGCTGATCGTGCTCGCGCGCTATATGCAGATCCTGTCCCCGGCGCTGTGCGCGGCCTTTGCCGGACGGCTGATCAACATCCATCACAGCTTCCTGCCGGGGTTCAAGGGCGCGCGCCCCTATCACCAGGCGCATGCCCATGGCGTGAAGCTGATCGGCGCGACCGCCCATTATGTGACCGCCGATCTCGATGAAGGCCCGATCATCGAGCAGGAGGTGATCCGCGTCGATCATGCGATGCCGCCCGATCAGCTGGCGGCAGCCGGGCGCGACATCGAAAACATCGTCCTTGCCCGCGCGATCCGCTGGCACGCCGAAAGCCGCGTGCTGCTGAACGGCAACAAGACCGTCGTGTTCCGGTGA